A section of the Paracoccaceae bacterium genome encodes:
- a CDS encoding ABC transporter substrate-binding protein, whose amino-acid sequence MTLFAPRQVALATLIATLPAGAMAESHGVTVSHGYTNFGELKYPADFPHLNYVNPDAPKGGQLSLWAQGNFDSFNLYTRKGVPVANTDLMYEDLMIAFADDPYGYYCNLCTTVEYPEGLDWVVINLREDVRFSDGTPMTAEDLKFTIDLFLEQGITEFRSLLDGFFKSIEVTGTHQVRFEFNEAAPLRDRMGLVGLWNPFSKKWFEDNGVRLDESASVPFMGTGPYVVGDVDIGRSITYKKNPDWWGADLPVNKGRFNFDEVRTEYFADSAAAFEAFKAGEYLFRIESSSKDWATSYDFPALNDGHVIQETLPDGSISAAAGFIFNLRRERWKNPQVREMVTMLFNFEWSNESLFYGLYQRPYSFWGNSDLAAEGVPAGDEAALLQGLVDDGLLDASILSDEAWVPPVNDAAKNNPSRSILRAANRLLDGEGWEVGDDGLRRNAAGETLDLVIIQRSPLFDRIVNPFVENLRLAGINASLERIDTAQYIERRRRGDWDLTNQNPGQGFEPSLGLKQWFHSSTAEDSSRNLMALEDPAIDRLIDVVIEAETLEAMKTGTRALDRVLRAHGFWLPQWENTSHWVAYWDQYRHPEELPPLALGVVDFWWYDAAAAAELRASGALR is encoded by the coding sequence ATGACGCTATTCGCCCCTCGCCAGGTTGCCCTGGCCACGCTGATTGCCACATTGCCTGCGGGTGCTATGGCGGAAAGCCACGGTGTCACGGTTAGCCATGGGTACACCAATTTCGGCGAATTGAAGTATCCGGCAGACTTTCCGCATCTGAATTATGTCAATCCTGACGCCCCCAAGGGCGGGCAATTGTCGCTGTGGGCGCAGGGGAATTTCGACAGTTTCAATCTGTACACCCGCAAGGGCGTGCCGGTGGCGAATACTGATCTGATGTACGAAGACCTGATGATCGCCTTTGCCGATGATCCTTACGGATATTACTGCAACCTATGCACCACGGTCGAATACCCTGAAGGCCTCGACTGGGTGGTGATTAACCTGCGCGAAGATGTGCGGTTTTCGGACGGCACGCCGATGACGGCTGAGGACCTGAAGTTCACCATCGATCTGTTTCTGGAACAGGGCATTACCGAATTTCGCAGCTTATTGGACGGGTTCTTCAAGTCGATCGAGGTGACGGGCACGCATCAGGTGCGGTTCGAATTCAATGAAGCGGCCCCATTGCGTGACCGGATGGGGCTGGTCGGCCTGTGGAATCCATTCTCGAAAAAATGGTTTGAGGATAACGGCGTTCGGCTGGACGAAAGTGCATCTGTCCCCTTCATGGGCACCGGGCCTTATGTTGTCGGCGATGTCGATATCGGGCGCTCGATCACATACAAGAAAAACCCCGATTGGTGGGGCGCGGACCTGCCGGTCAACAAGGGCCGATTCAACTTTGACGAGGTGCGGACCGAGTATTTTGCGGATTCAGCCGCTGCTTTTGAGGCGTTCAAGGCGGGTGAGTATCTGTTCCGGATCGAGTCTTCGTCGAAAGACTGGGCGACAAGTTATGATTTCCCGGCGCTGAATGATGGTCATGTGATTCAGGAGACCCTGCCGGACGGCAGTATCAGTGCCGCCGCCGGGTTCATATTCAACCTGCGGCGCGAACGCTGGAAGAACCCGCAAGTGCGCGAAATGGTAACGATGCTGTTCAACTTCGAATGGTCGAACGAAAGCCTGTTTTACGGCCTTTACCAGCGGCCCTATTCATTTTGGGGAAACTCGGACCTGGCCGCCGAAGGCGTGCCAGCGGGTGACGAGGCGGCGTTGTTGCAGGGGCTGGTCGACGACGGTTTGCTGGATGCGTCGATCCTGAGCGATGAAGCTTGGGTGCCGCCGGTCAACGACGCGGCCAAGAACAACCCGTCGCGCAGCATATTGCGCGCCGCCAACCGTCTGCTGGATGGTGAGGGCTGGGAGGTTGGCGACGATGGATTGCGCCGCAACGCGGCGGGCGAAACGCTTGACCTGGTGATCATCCAGCGCAGTCCGTTGTTTGACCGGATCGTGAATCCCTTCGTGGAAAACCTGCGACTGGCCGGGATCAATGCCTCGTTAGAGCGGATCGACACCGCACAATATATCGAACGTCGCCGTCGAGGCGACTGGGACCTGACAAACCAGAATCCGGGCCAGGGGTTTGAGCCGAGTCTGGGTCTGAAACAGTGGTTCCATTCGTCCACGGCCGAAGATTCCAGCCGCAACCTGATGGCACTGGAAGACCCGGCGATTGACCGGTTGATCGACGTGGTGATCGAGGCGGAAACGCTGGAGGCGATGAAGACCGGCACGCGGGCGCTGGACCGGGTGCTGCGCGCCCATGGGTTCTGGTTGCCGCAGTGGGAAAATACCTCCCACTGGGTCGCCTATTGGGATCAGTACCGCCACCCTGAAGAACTTCCGCCGCTGGCGCTGGGGGTGGTCGATTTCTGGTGGTATGACGCCGCGGCAGCGGCAGAGCTGCGCGCGTCCGGTGCGCTGCGCTAA
- a CDS encoding ABC transporter permease subunit: MWLSPLNQRRWRNFRRNRRAFWSLIIFMAIFTLSLFAEFLANDKPILVNYRGEYRMPIFQFYPETAYGGDFRTEAVYGDVEVQCLIRSGGLEACFDDPEGVIAQAETGTVDGEAIESGWMIWPPIPYDFQTIVDKPGAAPGPPDSQNWLGTDDTKRDVAARVLYGFRLSILFTLIVTVIASVVGIIAGAVQGFFGGWIDLIFQRILEIWSSTPSLFVIIILFAILGRSFWLLVFITVLFGWPALVGIVRAEFLRARNFEYVRAARALGVSNWTIMFRHMLPNAMVATVTMLPFIITGTISTLAGLDFLGFGLPSSAPSLGELTLQAKQNLQAPWLGFTAFFTFAIMLSLLVFIFEGVRDAFDPRKTFQ; the protein is encoded by the coding sequence ATGTGGTTGTCGCCGCTGAACCAGCGCCGCTGGCGCAATTTCCGCCGCAACCGCCGCGCGTTCTGGTCGCTGATTATCTTTATGGCGATCTTCACACTGTCTCTGTTTGCCGAGTTTCTGGCCAACGACAAACCGATCCTGGTCAACTATCGCGGCGAGTACCGGATGCCGATATTCCAGTTTTACCCGGAAACCGCCTATGGCGGGGATTTTCGGACCGAAGCTGTGTACGGCGATGTCGAGGTCCAGTGCCTGATCCGGTCGGGCGGGTTGGAGGCTTGTTTTGACGACCCCGAAGGGGTGATCGCGCAGGCCGAAACCGGAACCGTCGACGGAGAGGCGATTGAAAGCGGCTGGATGATCTGGCCGCCGATCCCGTATGATTTCCAGACCATCGTCGACAAACCCGGTGCCGCACCCGGACCGCCGGACAGTCAGAACTGGCTGGGCACCGATGACACCAAGCGGGATGTGGCGGCGCGTGTGCTATACGGGTTCCGCCTTTCGATCCTGTTCACGCTGATCGTGACGGTTATCGCCTCGGTCGTCGGGATCATTGCGGGCGCGGTGCAGGGGTTCTTTGGCGGCTGGATCGACCTGATCTTTCAGCGGATCCTTGAAATCTGGAGCTCTACCCCGTCGTTGTTCGTCATCATCATCCTGTTTGCCATTCTGGGACGAAGTTTCTGGTTGCTGGTGTTCATCACCGTGCTGTTCGGCTGGCCCGCATTGGTCGGGATTGTCCGCGCCGAGTTCCTTCGGGCGCGGAATTTCGAATATGTCCGGGCGGCGCGCGCGCTGGGCGTATCGAACTGGACGATCATGTTCCGCCATATGCTGCCCAATGCGATGGTTGCCACGGTCACCATGCTGCCGTTCATCATCACGGGCACAATCTCGACCCTTGCGGGCCTCGATTTCCTTGGCTTTGGACTGCCATCGTCGGCGCCGTCATTGGGAGAGCTGACCTTGCAGGCCAAGCAGAACCTGCAGGCACCTTGGCTGGGGTTCACTGCCTTTTTCACCTTCGCGATCATGCTAAGCTTGTTGGTCTTCATTTTTGAGGGTGTGCGCGATGCCTTCGATCCCAGGAAGACATTCCAGTGA
- a CDS encoding dipeptide ABC transporter ATP-binding protein, with protein sequence MSAVLEVRDLSVRFRQDGAETDAVKNVSFVVEKGETVALVGESGSGKSVTALSSVDLLPDSARTTGSITYLGQEMVGADDKLLRKVRGNDISFIFQEPMTSLNPLHTIEKQLGESLALHQGVAGDAARGRIIDLLTQVGINDPESRLSAYPHELSGGQRQRVMIAMALANGPDLLVADEPTTALDVTIQAQILDLLADLKSKMGMSMLFITHDLGIVRKIADRVCVMKDGEIVEAGPTEEIFANPKHPYTQMLLSAHSTGVPDPVPAGAEEIVSTEDLRIWFPIYKGLLKRTAGHVKAVNAASISVRAGETLGIVGESGSGKTTLALAIMRLISSQGPIVFMGDDIQRWKSRQLRPLRADMQIVFQDPYGSLSPRMTVEEIIAEGLTIHAIDPTRDRREMVAEIMVEVGLDPLTMHRYPHEFSGGQRQRIAIARAMILRPRLVVLDEPTSALDMTVQVQIVELLRDLQKKHGLAYLFISHDLKVVRALSHKIIVMKQGDVVEAGDAADVFDAPKSAYTRALMAAAFDPLTGSVA encoded by the coding sequence GTGAGTGCGGTTCTTGAAGTGCGCGACCTGTCGGTCAGATTCCGTCAGGATGGGGCGGAAACGGACGCGGTGAAGAATGTCAGTTTCGTGGTTGAAAAGGGCGAGACCGTTGCGCTGGTTGGGGAGTCCGGGTCGGGCAAGTCGGTGACGGCGTTGTCAAGTGTCGATCTGTTGCCGGATTCTGCGCGGACCACCGGGTCGATCACATACCTCGGGCAGGAAATGGTTGGCGCGGATGACAAACTGCTGCGCAAGGTGCGCGGCAACGACATCAGTTTCATTTTCCAGGAACCGATGACCAGCCTCAACCCGCTGCATACGATCGAAAAGCAGTTGGGCGAAAGTCTGGCGTTGCATCAGGGCGTTGCCGGGGATGCGGCGCGGGGGCGGATTATCGACCTGTTGACGCAGGTGGGGATCAACGATCCTGAAAGCAGGTTGAGTGCCTATCCGCACGAGCTGTCGGGCGGGCAGCGTCAGCGGGTGATGATCGCCATGGCGCTGGCCAATGGGCCGGACCTTCTGGTTGCGGACGAACCGACGACGGCGCTGGACGTGACCATTCAGGCGCAGATTCTTGACCTGCTGGCGGACCTCAAATCCAAGATGGGCATGTCGATGCTGTTCATCACCCATGACCTTGGCATCGTGCGCAAGATCGCCGATCGGGTTTGCGTGATGAAGGATGGCGAGATTGTTGAGGCCGGTCCGACTGAAGAGATATTCGCGAACCCGAAGCATCCTTATACGCAGATGCTGCTGTCGGCGCATTCCACAGGCGTGCCCGACCCGGTGCCTGCGGGCGCAGAGGAGATCGTCAGCACCGAAGACCTGCGCATCTGGTTTCCGATCTATAAGGGTCTGCTGAAGCGCACCGCCGGACACGTCAAGGCGGTGAACGCGGCGAGCATTTCCGTGCGCGCGGGAGAGACGTTGGGGATCGTGGGCGAGTCAGGCTCGGGCAAGACGACGCTGGCGCTGGCGATCATGCGGCTGATCTCCTCCCAGGGGCCGATTGTGTTCATGGGCGACGATATTCAGCGCTGGAAGTCCAGGCAACTGCGGCCACTGCGGGCGGATATGCAGATCGTGTTTCAGGACCCCTATGGCAGCCTGTCCCCCCGGATGACGGTGGAGGAGATCATTGCCGAAGGGCTGACGATCCATGCCATCGACCCGACCCGCGACCGGCGTGAGATGGTGGCCGAAATCATGGTGGAAGTGGGCCTCGACCCGCTAACGATGCACCGCTATCCGCATGAATTTTCGGGCGGGCAGCGGCAGCGGATCGCAATTGCCCGCGCGATGATCCTGCGGCCCCGGCTGGTGGTTCTGGATGAACCGACCAGCGCGCTGGATATGACCGTGCAGGTGCAGATTGTGGAGCTGCTGCGTGATCTGCAAAAGAAGCATGGGCTGGCCTATCTGTTCATCAGCCATGACCTGAAGGTCGTGCGCGCGTTGAGTCACAAGATCATCGTGATGAAACAGGGCGACGTGGTCGAGGCTGGCGACGCCGCGGATGTATTCGATGCACCAAAGTCGGCCTATACCCGCGCGCTGATGGCGGCGGCGTTTGATCCGCTGACAGGCTCGGTCGCCTGA
- a CDS encoding ATP-binding cassette domain-containing protein has protein sequence MTKVLELDRITKRFGALTANDDVTLTLDQGEILALLGENGAGKTTLMNILFGHYAADEGSVRVFGKHLPPGKPRAAIEAGVGMVHQHFTLAGNLTVLDNIMLGSEPLTRPKSARAEARAKLLHIADRFGLPVEPDAKISTLSVGERQRVEILKALYRDARVLILDEPTAVLARPEAMRLFETLRDMTGEGLSLIFISHKLHEVMAASDRVAVLRAGRMVAERETSKTSPGELAELMVGRKVERPVREKHQIGAPVLIAEKVRLEDNGEARLDDVSFTVHAGEILGIVGVSGNGQASLGALLSGLAHPTFGRVTLAGQDAGQLGPRGMIRAGAGRVPEDRNAEGVVGELCLWENAVLERLRTPEYSRKGFVRQRAARDHTADLIERFDIRGATPDTRTRLLSGGNMQKLILGRVLSNNPRFVLANQPTRGLDEGAIAAVHAKLLAARADGAAILLISEELEEAVALSDRIQAIVKGRLSAPISADDADPQRLGLMMAGVWEEDEHAA, from the coding sequence ATGACCAAGGTTCTGGAACTCGACCGTATCACCAAGCGGTTCGGCGCGCTGACGGCCAACGACGATGTGACGCTGACGCTGGATCAGGGCGAAATCCTTGCGCTGCTGGGCGAAAACGGCGCGGGCAAGACCACGCTGATGAATATTCTGTTCGGCCACTACGCCGCCGACGAAGGCAGCGTCCGGGTTTTTGGCAAGCATCTGCCGCCCGGCAAGCCCCGCGCCGCAATCGAAGCCGGCGTCGGCATGGTGCATCAGCATTTCACCCTGGCTGGCAACCTGACCGTGCTGGACAACATAATGCTGGGAAGTGAGCCTTTGACCCGGCCAAAATCGGCCCGCGCAGAAGCCCGCGCCAAACTTCTGCACATTGCCGACCGCTTTGGCCTGCCGGTCGAACCCGACGCGAAGATCAGCACGCTTTCGGTCGGCGAACGCCAGCGGGTCGAAATCCTCAAGGCGCTTTACCGCGACGCCCGCGTCCTGATCCTGGACGAACCCACCGCCGTCCTGGCCCGGCCCGAGGCGATGCGCCTGTTCGAAACCCTGCGCGACATGACGGGCGAGGGGCTGTCCCTGATCTTCATCAGCCACAAACTGCACGAGGTTATGGCCGCATCCGACCGGGTGGCGGTTCTGCGGGCGGGCCGGATGGTGGCCGAGCGTGAAACCAGCAAGACCAGCCCCGGCGAATTGGCCGAACTGATGGTCGGCCGCAAAGTGGAACGCCCGGTCCGCGAAAAGCACCAGATCGGCGCGCCGGTCCTGATCGCCGAAAAGGTGCGCCTGGAAGACAATGGCGAGGCGCGCCTGGATGACGTGTCCTTCACCGTTCACGCCGGAGAGATCCTCGGGATTGTCGGCGTATCGGGCAACGGGCAGGCATCGCTTGGCGCACTGCTGTCGGGGCTGGCGCACCCGACATTTGGGCGGGTGACGCTGGCCGGGCAGGATGCGGGCCAGCTTGGGCCGCGCGGCATGATCCGCGCAGGTGCCGGGCGCGTGCCCGAAGACCGGAACGCCGAGGGCGTCGTGGGGGAGCTTTGCCTGTGGGAAAACGCCGTGCTGGAACGGCTGCGCACGCCTGAGTATTCACGCAAGGGCTTCGTGCGCCAGCGCGCCGCACGCGACCATACCGCCGATCTGATCGAGCGGTTCGACATTCGCGGCGCAACCCCGGACACCCGCACCCGGCTGCTTTCGGGTGGCAACATGCAAAAGCTGATCCTGGGCCGTGTCCTGTCCAACAACCCGCGCTTCGTGCTCGCCAATCAGCCGACGCGGGGCCTCGACGAAGGCGCCATTGCCGCCGTTCACGCCAAGCTTCTGGCGGCGCGGGCGGATGGCGCGGCAATCCTGCTGATCTCGGAAGAACTGGAGGAAGCTGTGGCCCTGTCCGACCGCATTCAGGCCATCGTCAAGGGCCGCCTGTCCGCACCTATTTCCGCCGACGATGCCGATCCGCAACGCCTTGGCCTGATGATGGCAGGCGTCTGGGAGGAGGACGAACATGCAGCTTGA
- a CDS encoding ABC transporter permease, with protein sequence MTDAIDLLLNTSLWAAVLRIATPLIFGVLGALLCERSGVLNLGIEGIMTMGAMTGWLAVYMGAPLLVGLLIAALCGALMGLLHAALTVPLGLSQHVSGLGITLFASALAYYLYRLLVEVGNLPPTIEAFQPIDIPVLSDIPILGPVLFSQALPTYLALLAVAVIAYVLARTPLGLAIRMTGENPHAVEAQGLNPIRIRIGAVVAGSALMAVGGAFLTTAAFNSFFPGMVQGRGWICIALVVFASWRPGKALIGALLFAFFDAYQLRLQTAIDGVPYQLFLMAPYVLSIAALILVARRAEVPAALMAPYRRGER encoded by the coding sequence ATGACCGATGCGATTGATCTGCTGCTGAACACCAGCCTTTGGGCTGCGGTCCTGCGCATCGCGACACCGCTGATCTTCGGGGTGCTCGGCGCGCTACTTTGCGAACGCTCCGGAGTGCTGAACCTGGGGATCGAGGGCATCATGACGATGGGCGCGATGACCGGCTGGCTGGCGGTCTACATGGGTGCGCCCTTGCTGGTGGGCCTGCTGATCGCTGCGCTGTGCGGGGCGTTGATGGGGCTACTGCATGCCGCGCTGACGGTACCACTTGGCCTGTCGCAACATGTCTCGGGGCTGGGCATCACGCTTTTTGCCTCGGCCTTGGCGTATTACCTCTACCGCCTGCTGGTCGAGGTCGGCAACCTGCCCCCCACGATCGAGGCCTTCCAGCCCATCGACATCCCGGTCCTTTCCGACATTCCGATCCTCGGGCCGGTTCTGTTTTCCCAGGCCCTGCCAACCTATCTGGCGCTGCTTGCCGTGGCCGTCATCGCCTATGTTCTGGCCCGCACCCCGCTGGGCCTGGCCATTCGCATGACCGGAGAGAACCCCCACGCGGTTGAGGCTCAGGGCCTGAACCCCATCCGCATTCGCATCGGCGCCGTCGTGGCCGGATCGGCGCTGATGGCGGTCGGCGGCGCCTTCCTGACCACCGCCGCCTTCAACAGCTTCTTTCCCGGCATGGTGCAAGGTCGCGGCTGGATCTGCATTGCCCTGGTTGTCTTCGCCAGCTGGCGGCCCGGAAAGGCCCTGATCGGCGCGCTTCTGTTCGCCTTTTTCGACGCCTACCAGCTGCGGTTGCAGACAGCGATTGACGGGGTTCCTTATCAGCTATTCCTGATGGCCCCCTACGTGCTGTCCATCGCCGCCCTGATCCTTGTCGCCCGCCGGGCCGAGGTTCCGGCGGCCCTGATGGCCCCCTATCGACGCGGCGAACGCTGA
- a CDS encoding ABC transporter permease, whose translation MQLERRPQVPLHLVVIAPLAAVFAALLLAAGLIAAAGVNPLTAYGEMLNGALGSRLSITEMLTRTTPLILTGLAAAVAFRARLWNIGGEGQFFVGALITAGIGHAIGVPGWLGIPLLMLAGMAAGALLLAGPAFLRLRFGVDEVVTTLLLNFIVILFVGLMIEGPMRDPLAFGWPSSVPVDGDFRLPELVPRTRLHIGFLFAIAAAGAVWLVLARTVFGAETRAAGLNAEAAAFAGISLPRTIMGVALLSGALAGLAGSVEVMGVTAGVTTTMSPGFGYAGIVVAMLAALHPAGVVAAAIFVATVFVGADAMSRATGVPSFIADVIVALCLLTMIVALLFTTYRVRR comes from the coding sequence ATGCAGCTTGAACGCCGCCCGCAGGTTCCGCTGCATCTGGTTGTCATCGCGCCGCTGGCGGCGGTGTTTGCCGCGCTGTTGCTGGCGGCAGGGCTGATCGCGGCGGCAGGGGTCAACCCGCTGACCGCTTATGGTGAGATGTTGAACGGCGCGCTGGGTTCGCGCCTGTCGATCACCGAAATGCTGACCCGCACCACGCCGCTGATCCTGACCGGCCTTGCCGCCGCCGTCGCCTTCCGCGCACGGCTGTGGAACATCGGAGGAGAGGGGCAATTCTTCGTCGGCGCGCTGATCACCGCCGGGATTGGCCATGCCATCGGCGTTCCGGGCTGGCTGGGCATTCCGCTTTTGATGCTGGCAGGAATGGCCGCGGGCGCGCTGCTTCTGGCCGGGCCTGCCTTCCTCAGGCTGCGGTTCGGCGTGGACGAGGTGGTGACGACGCTGCTGCTGAACTTCATCGTGATCCTGTTTGTCGGGTTGATGATCGAAGGCCCGATGCGCGATCCGCTGGCCTTCGGCTGGCCATCATCGGTGCCGGTAGATGGCGATTTTCGCCTGCCCGAACTGGTGCCGCGCACAAGGCTGCATATCGGGTTTCTGTTTGCCATCGCTGCCGCCGGGGCGGTCTGGCTGGTGCTGGCCCGCACCGTGTTCGGCGCCGAAACGCGCGCCGCGGGCCTGAACGCCGAAGCGGCCGCCTTTGCCGGTATCTCACTGCCGCGCACGATCATGGGCGTGGCCTTGCTGTCGGGTGCCCTCGCCGGATTGGCCGGCTCGGTCGAAGTTATGGGCGTCACCGCAGGCGTCACCACAACCATGAGCCCCGGTTTCGGCTATGCCGGTATCGTCGTCGCGATGCTGGCGGCCCTGCATCCCGCAGGCGTCGTCGCCGCCGCAATCTTTGTTGCGACCGTCTTTGTCGGCGCCGACGCGATGAGCCGCGCAACCGGCGTCCCCAGTTTCATCGCCGACGTGATCGTGGCGCTGTGCCTGCTGACCATGATCGTGGCCCTTTTGTTCACAACCTACAGGGTGCGCCGATGA
- the yejB gene encoding microcin C ABC transporter permease YejB, whose translation MGAYILRRLLLIIPTLLGIMIINFTLTQFVPGGPIEQILAQMEGQGDVFEGISGGGSEVLESQAGGGADTSGYVGARGLPAEFIAELEREFGFDKPPLERFLTMMGNYLRFDFGESYFRSIGVLDLVWEKMPVSITLGLWSTVIAYLVSIPLGIRKAVRDGSAFDTWTSGMIIIAYAIPGFLFAILLLVLFAGGSYWQIFPLRGLTSDNWSELSLIGKVLDYFWHIALPVIASTISAFATLTLLTKNSFLDEIRKQYVVTARAKGLAESRVLYGHVFRNAMLIVIAGFPSVFIGVFFGGSLIIETIFSLDGLGRLGFEAAVARDYPVIFGTLYFFGLIGLVVGILSDLMYVFVDPRIDFETREG comes from the coding sequence ATGGGCGCCTATATCCTTAGACGGTTGTTGCTGATCATTCCCACATTGCTGGGGATCATGATCATCAACTTCACGCTGACCCAGTTCGTTCCGGGCGGGCCGATCGAACAGATCCTGGCCCAGATGGAAGGGCAGGGCGATGTGTTCGAAGGGATATCGGGCGGCGGGTCCGAGGTGCTGGAAAGCCAGGCGGGCGGTGGTGCCGACACCAGCGGCTATGTCGGCGCGCGGGGGCTTCCGGCGGAATTCATCGCAGAGTTGGAGCGCGAATTCGGCTTCGACAAGCCGCCGCTGGAACGCTTTCTGACGATGATGGGCAACTATTTGCGGTTCGATTTCGGCGAAAGCTATTTCCGCTCCATCGGGGTGCTGGATTTGGTTTGGGAGAAGATGCCGGTGTCGATCACGCTGGGGCTGTGGTCGACGGTCATCGCCTATCTGGTGTCGATCCCGCTGGGCATCCGCAAGGCGGTGCGCGACGGGTCGGCGTTTGATACCTGGACCAGCGGGATGATCATCATCGCCTATGCGATCCCAGGTTTCCTGTTCGCGATCCTGCTGCTGGTGCTTTTCGCGGGCGGGTCCTATTGGCAGATTTTCCCGCTGCGGGGGCTGACCTCCGACAACTGGAGTGAGCTGAGCCTGATCGGCAAGGTGCTGGATTACTTCTGGCATATCGCGCTGCCGGTTATCGCCTCGACCATCTCGGCCTTTGCGACGCTGACGCTGCTGACGAAGAACTCGTTCCTGGATGAGATCCGCAAGCAATATGTGGTGACGGCGCGGGCCAAAGGGCTGGCGGAGTCGCGCGTTCTTTATGGCCATGTGTTCCGCAACGCGATGCTGATCGTGATCGCCGGATTCCCGAGCGTATTTATTGGCGTGTTCTTTGGTGGTTCGCTGATTATCGAGACGATCTTCTCGCTCGACGGTCTTGGGCGGCTGGGGTTCGAGGCCGCCGTGGCGCGGGATTATCCGGTGATCTTCGGCACGCTGTACTTCTTTGGCCTGATCGGGCTGGTCGTCGGGATCCTGTCCGACCTGATGTATGTTTTCGTCGATCCGCGCATCGACTTTGAAACGCGCGAGGGCTGA
- a CDS encoding amidase: MTDATALAAAIATGQVSAHEVMAASLAACDAQARLGAVVHLDEDLAHAGAKAAEAMPPDRRGPFHGVPFLVKDLGGFAAGLPTAAGSAAIRAQAATPDADSDLLVGLRQSGLIPFGLTATPPFGLSLSCEPKDLPPARNPWHPDLTPGGSSGGAAAAVAGGLVALAHATDAAGSIRVPAACCGLTGLKPSRGAVPGGPDFSNHLMGIASELVLARSVRDARTAFNAVRRSPPPTPLAGQPRIALALPERCDPAQQMAAQAASAALRDAGCTVQEIPAPDQWGAEAHAIARTILSVSLAEWLDALQIDDAAVPPLAAAVAAEGRATPATALFAATRQMARLSDDCQKLFAGADVVLMPVLATTPPPVGAFDLSGADPTSHFAQMEGFAPNATLANVAGLPALALPFGLSDGLPLGVQLIGPRGGDDAVLDLGALIEARAPALAFPFPIAGMPT; encoded by the coding sequence GTGACCGACGCCACGGCCCTCGCGGCCGCCATTGCCACCGGGCAGGTCTCTGCCCACGAGGTGATGGCGGCAAGCCTTGCCGCCTGCGACGCGCAGGCGCGACTGGGGGCCGTGGTTCACCTGGATGAAGACCTGGCCCACGCCGGTGCCAAGGCGGCAGAGGCCATGCCACCCGACCGGCGCGGCCCATTTCATGGCGTGCCGTTCCTGGTAAAGGACCTCGGCGGTTTTGCCGCCGGGTTACCAACGGCTGCGGGATCGGCAGCGATCCGTGCGCAGGCGGCGACGCCCGACGCAGACAGCGATCTTCTGGTTGGCCTGCGGCAATCCGGTCTGATCCCCTTTGGCCTGACTGCAACCCCGCCCTTTGGGCTGTCGCTGTCGTGTGAACCCAAAGACCTGCCACCCGCCCGCAATCCCTGGCACCCCGATCTGACGCCGGGCGGATCCTCCGGCGGTGCCGCCGCTGCGGTTGCTGGCGGGCTCGTCGCGCTGGCCCATGCGACGGATGCGGCCGGATCCATCCGGGTGCCCGCCGCCTGTTGCGGCCTCACCGGGTTGAAACCCTCACGCGGGGCGGTTCCCGGCGGGCCGGATTTTTCAAATCACCTGATGGGCATCGCGTCTGAACTGGTCCTGGCACGCTCGGTCCGTGATGCAAGAACCGCCTTTAACGCGGTGCGTCGGTCACCGCCCCCCACACCCCTGGCCGGACAGCCGCGCATCGCGCTGGCGCTGCCCGAACGCTGCGACCCGGCCCAGCAGATGGCCGCGCAGGCGGCAAGCGCGGCTTTGCGCGACGCGGGCTGCACAGTGCAGGAAATCCCCGCCCCCGATCAATGGGGGGCCGAGGCCCACGCCATCGCCCGCACCATCCTATCCGTGTCGTTGGCGGAATGGCTGGACGCCTTGCAGATCGACGACGCCGCCGTGCCACCACTGGCCGCCGCAGTCGCCGCCGAAGGGCGCGCAACACCCGCGACTGCACTTTTCGCCGCCACGCGTCAGATGGCCCGGCTGAGTGACGACTGCCAGAAACTCTTTGCCGGGGCAGACGTGGTACTGATGCCGGTTCTTGCCACGACCCCGCCGCCTGTCGGCGCATTCGACCTTTCGGGCGCGGATCCGACTTCGCATTTCGCGCAGATGGAAGGCTTCGCCCCGAACGCCACGCTGGCGAATGTCGCAGGCCTGCCCGCGCTGGCACTTCCCTTCGGCCTGTCAGATGGCCTGCCACTGGGTGTGCAGCTGATCGGCCCGCGCGGCGGCGACGACGCCGTGCTCGACCTGGGTGCGCTGATCGAGGCGCGCGCACCCGCCCTTGCTTTCCCCTTTCCAATCGCAGGCATGCCGACATGA